The Arachis ipaensis cultivar K30076 chromosome B03, Araip1.1, whole genome shotgun sequence region GATTGGCCtggattaaaaaataaaaaatacctcttaaattctaataaaattttttaccCTCACTTTCAAACTTTAATTTAGGAGTATTtgtggtgcggtttggttcggttttaaggGAAAAGTCATTCGATCCGAATGCTTAATTTATGTGCGATGCAGTTTGAATTGAATGAACCTTTTTTGAAAATCCGATCTGATCCTatccgattacaagcggtttggatcggtttggatttgcagttttttaaataaaaaaattaaatacatataacaagtcttaatatcaaattttaaataatcaacaatgacataacaagtcttaacataTCTTAAAAAgtcaacgataacataacaatagaaataaaattatagattagttaaaataaataaataaataatattttaaacatgaaatatttattgaataataataatacatgaataatagaaaaatgtataacaaattgaacatgttataaatataattgtaaatgtaataataaaataataatattatagcacattgttcggtttggattggattggatcggttatgaaaagtagatccgaaatccgatctgatccagcggtttgcaaaaaatagaatccaattaaATCCGAATTAGTGCAGTTTTCGGTTTGAATTGGATTAGATGAGCGatttaatttggatcggtttgaaTCTGAACACCCCTACTTTAATTATTTTCTACCTACTATCATTTTATTATGGCTTGGGATTACGAGTACAAAGGGGTCAtatgtgaaactgataatcttgatgcatttttttttgttttgcgaGGCACAACCAGCATAATTAGGAATGACTCTAATCTGCTTGACAagatcaaagagatgctccagcgCAATTGGACAGCTACTTTAGTGCTCATCTAGTGCACAGCAAACAGAACGGCTGATTTAATGGCTAAAACTGCTACTTTAAACAAGCAGGTGTACCTAGAGTGGTGGTTACTGCCCCCTAATAATTTAAACATTATTATTAGAGAGGAGTACTACTCTTTCTCTTAGGTCCTTTTTCTTTATGTTATGTTCAACCACAAAAAAAATCATCTAAAATATATGATAAAATAaccatcaaatttcaaaatttaaatcctccaattttaaattttaaattttaacaatGTGACTCCCGCAGCCTCATAGCCACACCTATGCCTTCCTCACCCATGCTTTAGGTTGGCACTTGGCAAAAAGTTATTATAATTCTTACGAAAATAGTTagtttaaatatatataattaacaaaTGTTGGATgttcatttcattttattttaatagcTATCTGGATTGTTTGTTGAGTTTGGATCTATTTTAAATTTGTCGGAAGCGACCTTCTCCTACCTAAACGACGCCGGCGAGATTCAAGCCACCACCATCTCTGACCTAACGAAAGGCAAAAAGGCCATCCTCTTCGCCATTCCAAGAGCCTTCACACCAACCTACTCGCAGAAGCACGTTTCGGGATTCGTGGAGAAGTCAGCGGAGCTGAAGGCGAAAGGCATGGACACAATCGCGTGTATTTCGGTCAACGATGAATTCATGATGAAGGCATGATAGAAGGGCCTGAAAGTCAACGACGAGATTCTGTTACTTTCTGACAGTAACAGAACATTCACGAAGACCATTGGGTGCGAGTTGAATCTGAGCTCGACTGCCGGATCCAGGAGATGCAGCGTTGAACGATTGCCGGTTGTGCGGTAACCAGACGTGGCCACGACGATGGGGAAGAAACGAAGGGCCTGCCGAGGGATACGATACGCCAACGGAGAGACCACATGTGAGGGACCGATGAGAATGGGAGAGACAAAGAAAACTCATGAGAAGGAGACGGATTTGCTCTCTCCGTAATTGATCATAATTTtaaatcctagttttttttttaattcaaaaaggGTAAttgttaataattaattaacttaattattatataatcttaattttttttattcttatattaTCTTCCCATACTTTTTCTTTGGATTAAGGTGCAGTAACACTAAATTTAAATTAGAATGAGACCCGCGCATCGCACGGAGCagtaaattaatgatagtatataataaatattaaaaattattatgttttgtagaattaaattaaatgtgtaaactaaagttaaatttaaaaggtattttatttaaaataattggtAGTACAAAAGATTTGGATATTAGAGTTATATATACAAaatgacatttttatttggtggtttgatttttgtatttgttttaGTTGATCAACTTAGTCTTCTTATGTGGCGCTTGTCctccttttttttattagttgttgttagagttgttactttcttctttttgggtaaGTTCTTGTGAAgacatgttctttatgaattattGAGTTATATGCACTttctattgtgttgtttgttccatctttgcaAGTATGTTCTTTTTTCGAAGATGTGTTTTGAATTTGTATagttttctttctccttaatctcttgatggGTATGTGATATTCGTCTGATGATATTAGTGTTGGCGAAGTTGGttcctataatcaatgaataatttaaattagaaataaaaatgatgtctaaaataattaaaataagtgATTTTTTTCAGTATTACCTGTTTTACTTGTTGTAATGGGTGTTGAAATTTAGTGTTTTTGGTTGAAACAAATGTCTTGGTAATAATGTATTGTTGAAAACtttctttaaaaattaaaataatttacatTGACTTTAAATATAAGTGAGATTGTACAAATTTTTCAATTGGGGTGGTCCTTCAATGTCATTACTTTTTTGGAGTGCTATTAGATTTGAAGCAGTTGTACCCAACAATTTTTTTGCTTCgccatcaaatagtacaaaagttGTTGTACCACTTTGATCTGAAAcctttaattaaattttgaacCTCAAATAAGTATTGAGTtagtaactaataatttgatagatgagattatgaaaagtatatagagttaCCTTATTGTTGGATATTGTGGTATTTGATTACATGTGCCACAAATGTAGTTATCTCTTTTTTCATATGTTTTTTTCGTACACTTTTCACATTCAACATAGTTATCtccattgagtaagtttgagatgttgtgtagttcgaaaataatttttttgtgctAAATTCGATGTAATTTGAAATAATAGTGATAATagacttatataagtagttcaaatagtatggaatttgaatatttgtaacgtaaaatttattataattaataatattattatgacatttgtaatatggatgtttattatattgaatgagttatttatagaaattaataaattaattattggagTTATAAATTTGTTGTATTGTTTACaacggtaagatataataaatataagaatatGAATTTAATGTCTTTGTAAGTTACAAATTTGGTTAGACacttaatttctaattattgtcGTTGGTAATTATTGTAttgttttttgtatattttattttttttctgatttAAAAATAATAGATGATTTGGCaaaaaagatataataaataCAGAAATATGCATTTAATGTCTTTGTAAGTTACAAATTTGGTTAgacattattaatttttaattattgtcgTTAGTAATTATTGTATTGTTTTtggtatattttatttattttttatttagaaataaTAGATGATTTGACAAAaattgagtggttgattctaaaattttgtcaAGTAAATAATGTTGCTGATATAACAttagtagaaaaagaaaaataactcaaAAGTAACGTGGATAAACTTATatatttacttttattattaaaaataaatcggTTGCTGTGGCATGCCGCTATATTCGTCAAATATAATATGGcatttaaaataaaaaggaaactTTTGCATTTTATACACTAGTCATTTGCGCTTTGATATATAAACAATTTCGTCATATATCAATTGTTTGAAAGGATTCCATTGAAGGCTGAAGCTTGATACGCTTCTAAGCTAAATTGATGACGATAAACATTTCATATACACATTTCACATCATGCATGCATGTAACAAGAATAAAAGAATTGGTTACAACAGTGCCACCCGAGCACATCCCTGTGCACATTTAGTTCCTAGGTGTTTTGTTGAAATATTTACAATCTAAGTTCTAAAATCCAAGAGGTACATTCCTGGAGAAGTTGGAATTTCTGACGAAAAGCTATGTTGAAGAAAACCTGCATCTTTGAGCGAAATTCAGTAACGTCTTCCTTGCACCTAAATGAGCCAGCACAAGCACACTGCTCAGACAAATGTGCAGCTTTGACCTGGTTGCACCTGAGGCACACCAGATCTTGAAGGTGGTAAAGCCGCTCTCTTTGTCGTACGATCTGAAGAAGCGCATTCTCCATCACCTCGCGGTCATAAGGCTGCCCACACTGTGGCACCGCACAACGCCACTCCTGATTCAATAAAGCCGAGTCACGGCACAAGTCCAAGTCTCTGCAGTCATTACAATAGCTGTCCCAAGGGAGGGGGGAACACAACAAAAGAGAGTTATATATATGTGAATAAGGGAAGCATCGATATTTCTTcgtaaaggaaaagaaaaaaggtTAGAACTAACATATATAAAGACAAACTGAATCAGGTTATGAGAAAATCGTAAAAATGACTTTAACTTCTTCAATTCCTCTCTTTGCATTAAACCCTTGAGCAAAAAAATTTACACAACCCACCAACTTACTCCTAAAAATGGATCTTCTAAAGATAAATTTTCACATGACCTTGTGTGAAATCATTTTATCTTTTTATGTCACATGTCTTCTCTATGTCCTACCTTTTAAATCAATAATGAAAGATAAAGTATAATAAAACTATATGGAACCCCGTAAAAATTTATAATGAATGGTGACCAAATTATATGATGATTTTCATTTGACAAATTTAATAGTTTGGAGTTTGGACACTAATTAATACTtcattcattctttttttttttttatcactttGCATTAAGAAACTTAGAATCACTAACGAAGAGATAGAATAGTAGAATATTTTTCAATACTTTTATAAATTAAAAGCATAATGATACTTCAACAATAAATAATGCAAAGAAAAATGAGTGACAAATAATAAGGTGCTGAGGGAATAATATGCAGCCACACAAACACGAGATAGAAATCTATTGATATTCTGAAAACTTGCGGGAAAAACATTGTATTGTTGCGTAATAGAAATCTATgtatttctttgatttttctgtttcttttagTAATGATAGGATGACTAAATGATTCATTTTTGTTTATTCATTTAGTATTTGAGACTTATCACCTCATTATCTTGTTACCCACACTTCATCCTATTGTGATCATTCGTAAGTAAATACACAGGAAATGATTTATGCAAACATTTCTTATTTAATTTCCTTCTTTACCTGCAAATGACATTGGATAGGGTGAAGGAATGACATGGATCACGAAACTCAGCTTCTGGAGCAAACTCTCTAACACGAACATATTTTAACAAATTCTTTCTCATGACCTGTGAAGGGTACAATGAGACTATCAATTTGCAGACCAAGAACATAGAGACAAAGATCAACAGCCCATGGAAAACGAAGCCATTCCAAATTCATTATACATGGATAGCTGCACATCAATTTAACTTTATCTTCTTTTCTCCTNNNNNNNNNNNNNNNNNNNNNNNNNNNNNNNNNNNNNNNNNNNNNNNNNNNNNNNNNNNNNNNNNNNNNNNNNNNNNNNNNNNNNNNNNNNNNNNNNNNNNNNNNNNNNNNNNNNNNNNNNNNNNNNNNNNNNNNNNNNNNNNNATCATCCTATTGATCACATATTAACAATCTTCCAATATAATGCATAACTGCTGCAAGTATATTTAACAATACCAGGCCTTTAACAAATATAACTCGGGAAAACAATTATTACCAACACATCATGCTGCACACTTTGGTCGAGGGCCAACACAGCACAGACATGCTTGATAAATTCCAAGGATGCATCCCCTCTATGTTGATCACCCACAATTTGAGGAAGGCCAGATGATGTACTTGGGTCATCTTCTGATTTGCTTGCCCCTTTCATGTGAAGAACAATATCACGAACAATTCGCAAAAGATTGTCTGTGAAGTAAGAGCTGATCTGTGGAATAGAAGGCAAAATAATATAACAACTAatattttgaatcaaaatatcaGACTTCAGTCCCTACTCCCCAAAGCTCTGTAATTGTTTTACCTGTTCTTTGATATATTCTATCATTTCTGATTCCAAAGCCTCTGCAGCTCCAATGTTAATCGATGGGGTGCAGGAATCACCATTCAGCATTGATTCCCTGATTCCTGCTTGCTTTTGTGCATAGCTCCAAGGAATATACAAGAATTGAGAAACAATGACAATGAAATGATCCTACAGGGAGACATAATATAACTAAACAAATTAGAGATGAAGAATACAAATATAGCTTCAATATTAAAGGCTAACCAATTAGAATTCAACAAATCAATTCTCATAGTAGCAATTCTTTGCCTTCAAACTTATATTTAAAGTAAGATTCATGGAAGGCAACTTGCCTGGATTTTCTTTGGCAAGTACTCAGCAATATTCCAGCTTGATATAATGTCAACTTGAGATTCATCTGATTTTGCTGGTATTCCGCCATAGTTATACTACAGGGGGAAAAGAACAATAACTAGGCAATGATGCTGATTTGAATTAAATAACATAAGAGTGAAACGATTGCAAGACTGCACAACTACATGCACTTCAAATTGCACAAAATTACATTATGATTCACAAGTAATAATTAGATGCATTACCAACAACCTAGGGGGAGGACTAAACAATTAACAAAAATGCATGATGATCAAACCTGATCCATGAATAGCAATGACCGCCAAAACTGAAGTGGTTCCAACTCAATCCATTCAAATAAGTCTCTACAAAATCAGCAAGACAAAGTAAGAGCTTGTGGACAATATTGTTGTTCAGTAAAATATTGTAGACTTTTCACTTTTAAAGAAGTCAACAAAAATCTCCTAAAAGTAAATAGGTTTAAATGTGATTATCCCAACATTTTTCAGCCAACATCTCAGTGTTAGAACTGGTGCTGCGACAGTGggaaaattttcttttgtttgggaAGTCGCGGCACCAGAAGTTTCCTTTTGTTTGTGCAGTCGTGATGCCATGGTGCTAGAACCAGCACCTTGACGCCAGATTTTTTGAAGTTTGGATGCGTAACACCACGAAAGTTGGCTGATTATTGGCCGGAGAAAGTTGGCTCCATAACAGGACTGGGAAGAAAAATATTTAACTTATGGCTTTTACAAGACAGACCTAGACTGTATAGTTCTTAACAAACTGTCACAGTAAGCTTTGGCTGCAGCAAGATCATATTTCCCTGTGTCGATAATAATCTTTGAGAAGTTTGCAAATACAATTGTTGCACCCAACTTGCGGAACTCTGCCAACAACATTGCAAACACTTTTTGCATGACCTATAATACCAAGCAATAAAAAGACATAATAAAGAAAAAAGTAGTAAGAGATTAAAACTTAAATATTCAAGTCACAATGAAATGAACTGACAAAAGGCCAACAAGCATAAAACCAAAATAATGGAAAACCTATTTTAAAGGTGGGAACAAGTTGTAACATCTCAGGGGTTATCCAATTCACTAAACCTTCTTATTTGCCCTGTCAAGTTGGCTATACATTTTGGAaagattaaaaattttaagataaagAGGAAAAGAAGATGAATGTTGTTACCTTGTGAAGTAGCTGGTGAAGAGCTGGATCGTGAAGTTTTGACTGAGGGCTGCAATATGGGAAGGAATTTAGTAGCTATGTGTAAAAAAGAGGAGAGCAGGAGACAAGTAAACATAGTAAAAACCTGCAAAGCCATCGATACAGATGTTGCAACATTGCATCCGCATATGTGTTTTGAGATGTAACTGCATCTGCAAGGCACCGCTGAATCAATTGTTTCAGGATTCGAAAGGCATGTGTACATGAGGCAGCCTCATCAAAGCCACTCTGATCAATAGTGGGATTAGCTCCAGAATTAAATTCATTATCGAATCCTAATAAAGCGCCTCCTTCCATTTCATTGACTTGGTTGCTTTTTAAAAGGGCATCCACAGCTAGGTGGTGTATCTGTaacataaacaaataaaaatatttataaacgtCACCAAGTTATATGTACTTCAATCAATTAGTGAACATAACTCTGTTAATATCAAACCTTTAACTCAACAGTAACTTTTCTGTAAGCTCCAGGATATGTAAGAACAGGTTGGTGGACCTATATCCAGATAGCACAGCAGTCAATTTCAAAAAAACCAAAATGAGCATGCTCATTAATCAAATAATCACAGCATTAGCGTGGAGAAACTATTCCTACGTACAATCTTTCCCAGCAAACTTTTTAAGTAACCACAATTGAAACCTGATCATTTTGTCATGGAGAGTGGCTGCTTGATTCATTGTTTAAGTTGTTTTTAAAACTTGCAGATGCTCCCCCAACAATATAGCAGATTTAACAAATTAAAATGAATACAAGTGGTTATTATATCATAAATAGCAGTTACTTCACCCTCCCCCCCACCTCCCCTCACTccgcaaaaattaaaagaaaaaaaaatgtagtaGTATAGTCAACATTCAAAGTCTCATTCTGGAATGAAAAATAGGTGTCTGAGGTACTTGGAAACAAGTTTCTTCCTGAATAGTAATCATAATGATCCCTGAAGAACACAAGGTTAAATCTCggaaaaagtgaagaaaaaacATTGAAGCTTTAACAAGTTAAATATCTATGGACCTACCTCGTCAAGAAAACAGGTCTCTTCATCATTAATGCCACCTAAATCAGGAAGACCGCCATCCGATATCCAAAGTACCTATATAAGTATGAATAAAATTTCATAAGATAAANNNAACATTTTCCTTTAAAGAAACACAAACAACGGACACCTATCTGGACATAAACATTTATGAAATCATCAAGTGCAGGGAGGGACATCAAACAATACAATCAAGGATGAACCAGTAAGTCATGAAGTTTCAGTTTGCAGATAACATTCATATACATAAACTTAAAATCGGAACCTGTTGACTATCACGCAAAGCTCTTGAGAAGAAGGTATCTGCTGTAAATATAAGCCAGTCAAGTTCAAAATTCCCaagtggtacctgcaaaagaaaTTCATATGcatataaaaacaaaatgcaatTGTGAAAGTTGCAAAACAGAACTTCTCAATAATTTACTTCCACTTGAAGAACAATTAACCAATCAGCAGGTTAACGATGGGATCaagttttattgagtttttacttgtGACTTAAATAACAAATTTAGATTGGTTAAGTATTCCTAAACTGGCAGTGAGCAATAAAAATGAATCATCTATTTCTTTTGTAGCTTTTCCAAATATGCCAAGGATTTATAGTGCTTACATGGGCATATCTTGAGAGAGCAATTCTCTCATTTAGCCATTGGCCTGATGCAGCACAACGTTGCATTCCAATTTTTCCAGCAACTTGTTGCCATCCAAGAATCTACAAGGAGCCAAAATTAATTAACATGTTGGAAACTAAATTAGAGGTAGCAAGATAAAAGAATTCAAGTTAAGACAACCACCTTGGTGAAGACATTGTTGAATACTTCTTTTAAACCAATAttttatatacacacacacacacacacacaagagCTTTAAATGCAAACACCCATGAAAAGAACCAAGTTTACCTGATATTGACTATCACGGGCATTACAAGGAATACTCAGGCATGGAAAATCATCTAGAGATCGAATACCCAATTTCAAAAGTTGAACATTTGGGCATTCAATGATAGCAACCATAGGTCCATGATATTCATTCCTATGATAAACAGTATCAGAGAAGACAAAAGATAATTCAGTATAGAGACAGGTAGTGGAAAAAAatgaattttgatattttatgaATGAGGCGTATACAACAAACATCATAAATTTTATGGTAGCGTAGTATAGCTTCAAAACCTTATTAAGCTAGAAGAAATTAAGCATCTCTAAATTTCAAACACTAATCACTCTTAGTCTTCTTTCAAACATTAATATAAATTGTACACAAATGTTATACCACTGCACTAACATTTAGTAACACTAACATAACATTGTAGACACAAATGTTATACCACCACACCAACTTTCAAACCCTAAACCTAGTCCCCTGAGATCATAATGTGCTCTATCACAAACCAACTTCCTTGTTGGTTACCAAAGCTCAATTAAGGTCATGGCTTTTATTATTGGATATTAGGTTTATGGTCCCGATGCAAGACTTCACTTGCATGTAAATTATATTAGAAGGAAATTGAGAATGACTTGTTCCAGAATTTTCGTAACAGATTatgggaaaagaaaaagtttgtACGGAGTTCAGATACTAATTACTATACTCTGAGAGACCAAATGGAGAAAGAAACGTCAATATCAACTGATGGCAGTCAAGGAAAGGAGATTTATCAATAGGGTTGCCCACTTGAGAGTTTTGGGCACTGCGGTCAACTATAATTGAGATACTTATATACTATTATAATGCATTCCATAAAGAAAAAATTACATTGTAT contains the following coding sequences:
- the LOC107632387 gene encoding peroxiredoxin-2E-2, chloroplastic-like; translated protein: MAWDYEYKGVICETDNLDAFFFVLRGTTSIIRNDSNLLDKIKEMLQRNWTATLLSGLFVEFGSILNLSEATFSYLNDAGEIQATTISDLTKGKKAILFAIPRAFTPTYSQKHVSGFVEKSAELKAKGMDTIACISVNDEFMMKA